A stretch of DNA from Methanobrevibacter sp.:
AATAAAGAAGTGGTATAAAACCATTGATGGGATACCAATGTTCATTGGGAATGTTCCTGCGATACCCATTTCAATAGCACATGCTAATGCTGCAATGACTGTTGCTAACCATGCTGCAACACCTGCTGCAGGGTATTTTCCGATTATTCCTTTTAATCCTTTGAAGGTGTATAATCCTACAAATCCTCCAATGATTGCCATATTCAATACGTTTGCTCCTAAAGCAGTAATTCCTCCGTCACCAAAGATTAATGCCTGGATGAGGAGTACTACAGTAAATACTAGTACGGCAGCTTCAGGTGCTAAAAATACAATAGCGACTAAAGCTCCTCCAACCATGTGTCCACTGGTACCAAATGGTATTGGCATGTTCATGGACATGATTGCAAAAATACCTGCTGCGAGTACTGCTAAAAGAGGAATACGTTTTTCGTCTAAGTTGGATCTGGCCCATTTTACAGAGAAGTATAATGCAACGATTAATATTACATAATATACTAAACATTGTGCAATAGGTATAAATCCGTCAGGTATATGCAAATTTATTCCTCCATTTTTATCAGTAATACTTTTTTTAATTTTATTTATAAATAAAGTATTACTAAAAAGTATTATTGTTTCTTAATTTTAGTAATATCAAGTTAATTGGGAGTTTTATTAAATATAATGGTTAATAAAACAGTATTTTTGCTTGACATTTATAACTTTTCTTTAATTAACCTATATAAAGGTTATTAAAGTAATACAAATTAGTATTATTTTGCCGTTTTTGTAATACTAAAATGCTAAAAACAGTCTAATTTTTTGTAATTTTTATATTTAATAAATAGATAAAAATAGCTATTGTGAAGTATAATAAAACTTGAATGTCCAAAATTCCGGTTTCAATACCTAAAATGGTGTATGTTAAAATCAGGGAGTAAATTCCAATATAGAAATAATTTTTGGTAATCTGCATAAGTTTAAATCCTATTCCTAAAACGAATCCTAAAAGGCACATTTCAACAAAAACGCCGATTTTTCCAAAATCAACTACCATCTGTCCGATTAGTGTTGGGGTCACTGTGACTTCACTTCTCCAGGCGATTAATTTTCCGACCATCATTCTAGGACCCAAATCACTGCCTGGAATTGAGCTTGCTAGCATATGTCCATGTGTCAGGCCGAAGTTTCCGCCAATAAAATCTAGCAAATTCAGCACATGCAAAGTGAAATCCGCTCTTGACTGTAATGTGTATATTGGGCTGGTGGATGATGTAATTGTCATCTCACTTAATGAACGAAAATAACCAATTCCTATTATAGCACCTATACCAATTAGTGCGCCAACAACAACTTCCCATAGGGAAACAATATTTCCATAGAAACCTATGATAATTATGATGAGAAATGATGCAAGTAGTGGTGTCCTATAACCTAAAAGCAATAAAAATGCACAGTCAATAACAAGTAATAATAGGAATCTGAATCTTGCCTGTGAACGGGTTATGGTATTGTCCTGAAAATCTTTAAGAAACACGCTGGCTATTAGGCATGTTGCCGGTATGATTAAAAACACGGGCATTGTAAATGCTGGTTTTAATAAATACCTAATTGAAGGCTTTAAAAGAGGTATTCCACCAACAGAAGCAATGCTAATAAAGAAAAATACAACGCTTACAATCATCAGGCAAAAGCCAATGGAATAAATGTCGTCTCTTTTAAATTCAACAATATTTTTCAAATTTCTATTTATGAAATATTTTGGAAGGATTGCAGATCCGATAAAAAATCCGGCGAATGCCAGGATTAATGTAATTGTTAGGCTGCCTGATGGATTATTAATTGACAAAAGCAGGAACAGTGCAAATAAAAAAAGAACAATTAAAGGATTGAAAATATGTATGCTTAAAATTTTATTTTTATTCAAGAATCCTAAAAAATTCTCACTTGGATAAAATCTTTTAAAATAGCTGTTTGTCCATTGGGCTTCAATGAATCCTAAAATAGTAAAAATAAATTTAAATAAAAAGGATTTGTGAAATTCATCACTTATCCTATTTATTAAGGATGTTAAACTTGAATAAATCATGCTCATATTTCACACAACTTAAAATTTTCGAATGTTTATGACATCAAAGTTTTTTGAAATCTCATCGATTTGACTGTCGTTGCAGTCATAAATCCTGATGGTAACCTCATCAGTCAATGCATCAATTTTGCCTAAAATTGCATTGGCATCCTTGAGATTTTCTTTTGTAGCTTTGTTAATCAGTAACTGATTGTCATGATCACTGGTTGCAGCTTTAATGGACAATCTTTTGTCTTTGCTTAATGTATTGGTAATATTTTGAATAACCTTGCTGTTAAGGGAATCCAGTGAAATGACAGTTGTTAACTCGTAATTTGCATTATCTGGAAGATTATCTGTTAAATCATTCAATGATTTTATCTCTTCAGGCTTAACTTTAATTTCACATAGGTTTTTATATTTCTCGCCATTGCTTTCTAGGCTAATGTGGTCAATGTAAATGTCGGCATTTGGGATGTTTCTGTATAATCCTGCAAGATATGTTTTGTTGTTGGATTCGATTAGCAATCGAACATCATTTCCTCCATTGTCGTCTTGCCAGACAACAGTACCGTTAAGGGTTATTCTTTCACCATTGGTTGAATTGAATCCTTCAACAGTAGCTTTTGTAATAAACCCGTCCTTATAATACTTGAGGTAGGTATCAGGTATTTTGTTAACTGTTGATTCATCAAAAGCAGTTTTTTGCAAATCGGATGAATCATCAGTGGTAATATGAACAAATGCAAATATGATTGCACCTATTACTAAAATGATGATGATAT
This window harbors:
- the cbiM gene encoding cobalt transporter CbiM; amino-acid sequence: MHIPDGFIPIAQCLVYYVILIVALYFSVKWARSNLDEKRIPLLAVLAAGIFAIMSMNMPIPFGTSGHMVGGALVAIVFLAPEAAVLVFTVVLLIQALIFGDGGITALGANVLNMAIIGGFVGLYTFKGLKGIIGKYPAAGVAAWLATVIAALACAIEMGIAGTFPMNIGIPSMVLYHFFIGIIEAVLTVIVLAALDKFRPDLLAWNQGDA
- a CDS encoding oligosaccharide repeat unit polymerase family protein — translated: MSMIYSSLTSLINRISDEFHKSFLFKFIFTILGFIEAQWTNSYFKRFYPSENFLGFLNKNKILSIHIFNPLIVLFLFALFLLLSINNPSGSLTITLILAFAGFFIGSAILPKYFINRNLKNIVEFKRDDIYSIGFCLMIVSVVFFFISIASVGGIPLLKPSIRYLLKPAFTMPVFLIIPATCLIASVFLKDFQDNTITRSQARFRFLLLLVIDCAFLLLLGYRTPLLASFLIIIIIGFYGNIVSLWEVVVGALIGIGAIIGIGYFRSLSEMTITSSTSPIYTLQSRADFTLHVLNLLDFIGGNFGLTHGHMLASSIPGSDLGPRMMVGKLIAWRSEVTVTPTLIGQMVVDFGKIGVFVEMCLLGFVLGIGFKLMQITKNYFYIGIYSLILTYTILGIETGILDIQVLLYFTIAIFIYLLNIKITKN
- a CDS encoding adhesin, producing MAMKLKFTIIDYIIIILVIGAIIFAFVHITTDDSSDLQKTAFDESTVNKIPDTYLKYYKDGFITKATVEGFNSTNGERITLNGTVVWQDDNGGNDVRLLIESNNKTYLAGLYRNIPNADIYIDHISLESNGEKYKNLCEIKVKPEEIKSLNDLTDNLPDNANYELTTVISLDSLNSKVIQNITNTLSKDKRLSIKAATSDHDNQLLINKATKENLKDANAILGKIDALTDEVTIRIYDCNDSQIDEISKNFDVINIRKF